A window of the Odocoileus virginianus isolate 20LAN1187 ecotype Illinois chromosome 20, Ovbor_1.2, whole genome shotgun sequence genome harbors these coding sequences:
- the LOC110141363 gene encoding zinc finger protein 211-like isoform X1, translating into MAAAALRDPHQGSVTFEDVVVYFSWEEWGLLDENQRCLYHDVMLENFALVTSLGCWYGMEEAVAFSVESVPVEQTSRGKTVNPDPSIEKTQPCEGCVRARRDSLQLPEHQGLHPEQNSHPCEECEKQPGFSPDLCPEPSNEKPSRRDTDKACVRSYRFHVSAKPFTCEEVSKDFLAVLNLLQHQATLKGTKPQSSFQCAEPFLHGKSQYKCSEYEKLFSCEYTLFQDQQILTRKNYQDCDDCEKPFNQSSLLINCQRPDNAGARPYECSECGKSFSQSYRLIQHHRSHTAARPYKCNECGKAFSYKLRLVQHLQIHSKVRPYECGECGKSFSYSSTLIKHQRVHTGARPYKCGECGNSFSQSSNLIQHQKIHSGARPYKCTECGKSFSYKCKLVQHLRIHTGERPYECGECGKSFSHSSTLNQHQRIHTGARPYKCDECEKSFSQKSNLIQHRRVHTGEKPYECGECGKSFSQSSHIIQHRKLHTR; encoded by the exons ATGGCGGCGGCGGCACTGAGGGACCCGCATCAG GGAAGTGTGACATTTGAAGATGTGGTTGTGTACTTCTCCTGGGAGGAGTGGGGTCTCCTGGATGAGAATCAGAGATGCCTGTACCAcgatgtgatgctggagaactttGCACTTGTGACCTCACTGG GTTGTTGGTATGgaatggaggaggcagtggcattTTCTGTGGAGAGTGTTCCTGTAGAACAAACATCACGGGGCAAGACTGTAAATCCAGACCCATCCATTGAGAAGACTCAGCCCTGTGAGGGGTGTGTCAGGGCCAGGAGAGACAGTCTACAGCTGCCTGAGCACCAAGGCCTGCATCCTGAGCAAAACTCACACCCCTGTGAGGAGTGTGAGAAGCAACCAGGGTTCAGCCCTGACCTCTGCCCAGAGCCCAGCAATGAGAAGCCATCCCGAAGGGACACAGACAAGGCATGTGTGAGAAGTTACAGATTTCACGTATCAGCAAAGCCCTTCACTTGTGAGGAAGTGAGCAAGGATTTCCTGGCTGTGCTGAATCTCCTCCAGCATCAGGCCACACTCAAAGGGACAAAGCCACAGAGCAGCTTTCAGTGTGCAGAGCCCTTTCTTCATGGAAAAAGTCAGTACAAGTGCAGCGAGTATGAGAAACTGTTTAGCTGTGAATACACACTTTTTCAGGATCAGCAGATTCTCACTAGAAAAAACTACCAGGACTGTGATGACTGTGAGAAACCTTTTAACCAAAGTTCCCTCCTTATCAATTGCCAGAGACCTGATAACGCAGGAGCAAGGCCTTACGAGTGCAGCGAATGTGGGAAGTCCTTTAGCCAAAGCTACAGACTCATTCAACACCACAGAAGTCACACTGCAGCACGGCCTTATAAGTgcaatgaatgtgggaaagcctttagcTACAAATTAAGACTTGTGCAGCACCTACAGATTCACAGTAAAGTGAGGCCTTATGAGTGTGGCGAGTGTGGGAAATCCTTCAGCTACAGCTCTACTCTCATTAAACACcagagagttcacactggagCCAGGCCTTATAAGTGTGGTGAGTGCGGGAATTCCTTTAGCCAAAGCTCCAATCTCATTCAACACCAGAAGATCCACAGTGGGGCAAGGCCTTATAAATGCACTgaatgtggaaaatccttcagCTACAAATGCAAACTTGTGCAGCACCTGCGCATTCACACTGGAGAGAGGCCTTATGAGTGTGGGGAATGTGGGAAATCCTTTAGCCACAGCTCCACCCTCAATCAACAccagagaattcacactggagCCAGACCTTACAAGTGTGATGAGTGTGAGAAGTCCTTCAGCCAAAAGTCCAATCTCATTCAGCACCGGAGAGTTCACACAGGAGAAAAGCCTTATGAGTGTGGGGAATGTGGGAAATCCTTTAGTCAGAGCTCCCACATCATTCAACACAGAAAACTGCATACCAGATAA
- the LOC110141363 gene encoding zinc finger protein 211-like isoform X2 gives MLENFALVTSLGCWYGMEEAVAFSVESVPVEQTSRGKTVNPDPSIEKTQPCEGCVRARRDSLQLPEHQGLHPEQNSHPCEECEKQPGFSPDLCPEPSNEKPSRRDTDKACVRSYRFHVSAKPFTCEEVSKDFLAVLNLLQHQATLKGTKPQSSFQCAEPFLHGKSQYKCSEYEKLFSCEYTLFQDQQILTRKNYQDCDDCEKPFNQSSLLINCQRPDNAGARPYECSECGKSFSQSYRLIQHHRSHTAARPYKCNECGKAFSYKLRLVQHLQIHSKVRPYECGECGKSFSYSSTLIKHQRVHTGARPYKCGECGNSFSQSSNLIQHQKIHSGARPYKCTECGKSFSYKCKLVQHLRIHTGERPYECGECGKSFSHSSTLNQHQRIHTGARPYKCDECEKSFSQKSNLIQHRRVHTGEKPYECGECGKSFSQSSHIIQHRKLHTR, from the exons atgctggagaactttGCACTTGTGACCTCACTGG GTTGTTGGTATGgaatggaggaggcagtggcattTTCTGTGGAGAGTGTTCCTGTAGAACAAACATCACGGGGCAAGACTGTAAATCCAGACCCATCCATTGAGAAGACTCAGCCCTGTGAGGGGTGTGTCAGGGCCAGGAGAGACAGTCTACAGCTGCCTGAGCACCAAGGCCTGCATCCTGAGCAAAACTCACACCCCTGTGAGGAGTGTGAGAAGCAACCAGGGTTCAGCCCTGACCTCTGCCCAGAGCCCAGCAATGAGAAGCCATCCCGAAGGGACACAGACAAGGCATGTGTGAGAAGTTACAGATTTCACGTATCAGCAAAGCCCTTCACTTGTGAGGAAGTGAGCAAGGATTTCCTGGCTGTGCTGAATCTCCTCCAGCATCAGGCCACACTCAAAGGGACAAAGCCACAGAGCAGCTTTCAGTGTGCAGAGCCCTTTCTTCATGGAAAAAGTCAGTACAAGTGCAGCGAGTATGAGAAACTGTTTAGCTGTGAATACACACTTTTTCAGGATCAGCAGATTCTCACTAGAAAAAACTACCAGGACTGTGATGACTGTGAGAAACCTTTTAACCAAAGTTCCCTCCTTATCAATTGCCAGAGACCTGATAACGCAGGAGCAAGGCCTTACGAGTGCAGCGAATGTGGGAAGTCCTTTAGCCAAAGCTACAGACTCATTCAACACCACAGAAGTCACACTGCAGCACGGCCTTATAAGTgcaatgaatgtgggaaagcctttagcTACAAATTAAGACTTGTGCAGCACCTACAGATTCACAGTAAAGTGAGGCCTTATGAGTGTGGCGAGTGTGGGAAATCCTTCAGCTACAGCTCTACTCTCATTAAACACcagagagttcacactggagCCAGGCCTTATAAGTGTGGTGAGTGCGGGAATTCCTTTAGCCAAAGCTCCAATCTCATTCAACACCAGAAGATCCACAGTGGGGCAAGGCCTTATAAATGCACTgaatgtggaaaatccttcagCTACAAATGCAAACTTGTGCAGCACCTGCGCATTCACACTGGAGAGAGGCCTTATGAGTGTGGGGAATGTGGGAAATCCTTTAGCCACAGCTCCACCCTCAATCAACAccagagaattcacactggagCCAGACCTTACAAGTGTGATGAGTGTGAGAAGTCCTTCAGCCAAAAGTCCAATCTCATTCAGCACCGGAGAGTTCACACAGGAGAAAAGCCTTATGAGTGTGGGGAATGTGGGAAATCCTTTAGTCAGAGCTCCCACATCATTCAACACAGAAAACTGCATACCAGATAA